A section of the Metabacillus endolithicus genome encodes:
- a CDS encoding alpha-N-arabinofuranosidase, with translation MKRVSYFADKNYKIGEVDPKLFGSFIEHLGRAVYTGIYEPEHPLADEDGFRKDVMDLVKELNVPIVRYPGGNFLSGYDWTDGIGPKEKRPTRLDLAWRTTETNEVGIDEFMKWAHKSNIEAMLAVNLGTGTPKEAGNLVEYTNHPGNTYWSDLRIQNGQKDPYNVKVWCLGNEMDGPWQIGQLNAEDYGKKAREAAKIMKWVDPTIKLVACGSSTAEMPTFPEWDRVVLEHLYEHVDYISCHRYYENLGNINDFLGSFADMDHFIKTIASTADYVQAKNRSKKKMYISFDEWNVWYQKKVELKDWEIAPPILEDNYSLLDSLVFGGLLCTLLQHVDRVKMASLAQLVNVIAPIFTQKGGPAIKQAIFYPFYQVSNFGRGVVLNSLVESPKIETNKHGEIPLVQSSTTYNLVDNTLSIFALNCSEDDDFVLDAQFRSFGQVKVIEHLVMDGTNLDATNTFETPDNVKPSQIDSTSKTGDHLEIKLPKMSWNMIRLQCES, from the coding sequence ATGAAACGTGTTAGTTATTTTGCAGATAAAAATTATAAAATCGGTGAAGTTGACCCTAAGTTATTCGGTTCTTTCATTGAACATCTAGGCCGTGCAGTTTACACAGGGATCTATGAGCCAGAACATCCTCTTGCAGATGAAGATGGATTCAGAAAAGATGTGATGGATCTTGTAAAGGAACTTAATGTACCGATTGTCCGTTATCCAGGCGGAAACTTCTTATCTGGTTATGACTGGACAGATGGAATTGGTCCTAAAGAAAAAAGACCAACTAGGCTTGATCTTGCATGGAGAACAACAGAGACAAATGAAGTTGGTATCGATGAGTTTATGAAATGGGCGCACAAGTCCAATATTGAAGCAATGTTAGCGGTTAATTTGGGAACAGGTACACCAAAAGAAGCTGGTAACCTTGTTGAGTATACTAATCACCCAGGAAATACATATTGGAGTGATCTTCGTATTCAAAACGGTCAAAAAGATCCTTATAACGTAAAAGTCTGGTGTTTAGGAAATGAAATGGACGGACCTTGGCAAATTGGTCAATTAAATGCTGAAGACTATGGGAAAAAAGCAAGAGAAGCAGCGAAAATCATGAAATGGGTTGATCCAACAATAAAACTAGTTGCATGTGGTAGCTCAACTGCAGAAATGCCAACATTCCCTGAATGGGACCGTGTTGTTTTAGAGCATTTATACGAACATGTTGATTATATTTCTTGCCATCGTTATTACGAAAATCTTGGTAATATTAATGATTTCCTTGGTTCTTTTGCAGATATGGATCACTTCATTAAAACGATTGCCAGCACAGCAGACTATGTTCAAGCAAAAAATCGAAGTAAAAAGAAAATGTACATTTCTTTTGATGAATGGAATGTATGGTATCAAAAGAAAGTTGAATTAAAAGATTGGGAGATAGCGCCTCCAATTTTAGAAGACAATTATTCATTGTTAGATTCACTAGTTTTTGGTGGACTATTATGTACCCTATTACAGCATGTTGACAGAGTGAAAATGGCGTCACTTGCTCAATTGGTGAATGTTATCGCACCAATTTTCACTCAAAAAGGTGGCCCAGCCATTAAGCAAGCAATCTTTTATCCTTTCTATCAAGTATCCAATTTTGGAAGAGGAGTCGTGTTGAATTCTCTAGTAGAATCACCAAAGATTGAAACGAATAAGCACGGTGAAATTCCGTTAGTACAATCCTCAACAACTTATAATTTAGTTGATAATACGTTAAGTATCTTTGCTTTAAACTGCTCTGAGGATGATGACTTCGTCCTTGATGCACAATTCCGATCTTTTGGTCAGGTGAAAGTAATCGAACATTTGGTCATGGATGGAACAAATCTTGATGCGACAAATACTTTTGAAACTCCGGATAATGTAAAACCTAGTCAAATTGATTCTACAAGTAAAACGGGCGATCACTTAGAAATTAAGCTACCAAAAATGTCATGGAACATGATCAGATTACAATGTGAATCCTAA
- a CDS encoding glycoside hydrolase family 43 protein, whose translation MSEFTIKNPLIEQRADPWIYKHTDGYYYFTASVPEYDRIELRRSKTIEGLTNADAKVVWVKHESGLMSANIWAPEIHYIDEKWYIYYAAARTSETNDGLFDHRMFVLENSSANPLEGEFVEKGQIKTKWESFALDATSFEHKGVRYLVWAQKDPEIFGNSNMYISEMENPWTLKGEQVCITTPEYDWEKIGFLVNEGAAVLKRNGRIFITFSASATDFNYCMGILTADENSDLLNPASWHKTPEPVFVTSEETGQYGPGHNSFTVSEDGTQDILVYHARNYKEIEGDPLYDPNRHTRVQPISWNEDGTPHFGVPVPDAKKVNN comes from the coding sequence ATGTCAGAATTCACAATTAAAAATCCACTTATTGAGCAACGTGCAGATCCTTGGATTTATAAACACACAGATGGTTACTATTATTTCACTGCCTCCGTTCCTGAGTATGACAGAATTGAGCTACGTCGATCGAAAACCATTGAAGGATTAACAAATGCAGATGCAAAGGTTGTATGGGTAAAACATGAGAGCGGCTTAATGAGTGCAAATATATGGGCACCGGAAATTCACTATATTGATGAAAAGTGGTACATCTATTATGCTGCTGCGAGAACCTCTGAAACAAATGACGGTTTATTTGACCACCGTATGTTTGTTCTTGAAAATTCGTCGGCTAATCCATTAGAAGGTGAATTTGTTGAAAAAGGACAAATCAAAACGAAATGGGAATCCTTTGCATTAGATGCGACTTCTTTTGAACATAAAGGTGTTAGGTATTTAGTATGGGCACAAAAGGATCCAGAGATTTTTGGAAACTCTAACATGTACATTTCTGAAATGGAAAACCCATGGACACTTAAAGGTGAACAAGTATGTATTACAACACCTGAATATGATTGGGAAAAAATTGGCTTCTTAGTAAATGAGGGAGCTGCAGTATTAAAGCGCAATGGCAGAATATTTATTACTTTCTCAGCAAGTGCAACAGATTTCAATTATTGTATGGGAATATTAACAGCTGATGAAAATAGTGATTTATTAAATCCTGCTTCTTGGCACAAAACGCCTGAACCTGTTTTTGTTACATCAGAAGAAACAGGACAATATGGACCAGGTCATAATAGTTTCACAGTATCTGAGGACGGAACACAAGATATTCTTGTTTATCACGCAAGAAATTATAAAGAAATTGAAGGTGACCCATTGTATGATCCAAACAGACATACACGAGTTCAGCCGATTTCATGGAATGAAGATGGAACACCTCACTTTGGTGTACCAGTTCCTGACGCTAAAAAAGTGAATAATTAA
- a CDS encoding arabinan endo-1,5-alpha-L-arabinosidase, producing the protein MLFPQEPVKYDLYDQSIADQEELWTIHNVHDPALYKDGDTYYVFSTDAKVGGMPKGGIQVRKSKDLINWEWVGHAFDTIPKDAYEWTGAKGLWAPDVTKYGDTYYLYYAASQFGKNQSFIGVATSKSIEGPWEDQGEVIKTKQGESEPNAIDPNITFDEEGNPWMVYGSFFGGIFVARIDENTGKLKEKGNGTLISKRHLLVEGAVEGPYIVYHPTFKKYYLFVSYDSLFKDYHIRVARADKIEGPYLDSNGNEMTNIDLPPNEVGMKVLGGYKFGKEEGWIGPGHNSVLKDGEDYYVCHHARGEKTRKHHALHIRRILWTDDGWPLISPERYAGEKEQPVNSTFMVGNWEIIHMDNNYHEQIQSESLHFLFDGRVEGSKDGYWSHKGENHFEFFLNSNNGAYQLLVLAAWDWTLWRPTMVFAGKNSSGDVIVGKKVEKSPNL; encoded by the coding sequence ATGTTGTTTCCACAAGAACCAGTGAAATATGACTTGTACGATCAATCAATTGCAGACCAAGAAGAATTATGGACAATCCATAATGTCCATGATCCTGCATTATATAAGGATGGAGATACTTATTATGTTTTTTCAACAGATGCAAAAGTAGGTGGTATGCCTAAAGGAGGAATACAGGTTCGGAAATCTAAGGACCTAATCAACTGGGAATGGGTAGGTCATGCATTTGATACGATTCCAAAAGATGCCTACGAGTGGACTGGTGCAAAGGGATTATGGGCACCAGACGTGACAAAATATGGAGATACGTATTATTTGTATTATGCTGCTTCGCAATTCGGAAAAAACCAATCATTTATAGGTGTGGCAACAAGTAAATCAATTGAAGGCCCATGGGAAGATCAAGGTGAGGTTATCAAGACAAAACAAGGTGAAAGTGAGCCAAATGCAATTGATCCTAATATCACATTTGATGAAGAAGGAAATCCATGGATGGTTTACGGGTCTTTTTTTGGGGGGATTTTTGTTGCTCGTATAGATGAGAATACTGGAAAATTAAAGGAGAAGGGCAATGGAACCTTAATTTCCAAGAGACATCTTTTAGTTGAGGGGGCTGTTGAAGGGCCTTATATTGTCTACCATCCTACTTTTAAAAAATATTACTTATTTGTTTCATATGATTCCTTATTTAAAGATTACCATATACGTGTTGCAAGAGCAGACAAAATCGAAGGACCTTACTTAGATAGTAATGGAAACGAAATGACCAATATTGATTTGCCTCCAAATGAAGTTGGGATGAAAGTGTTGGGAGGATATAAATTTGGTAAAGAAGAAGGTTGGATTGGACCTGGACATAATTCGGTATTAAAAGATGGTGAAGACTATTATGTTTGTCACCATGCAAGAGGTGAGAAGACCAGAAAACATCACGCACTTCATATTAGAAGAATTCTCTGGACAGATGATGGCTGGCCATTAATATCTCCAGAAAGATATGCGGGTGAAAAGGAGCAACCGGTTAATTCAACGTTTATGGTTGGGAATTGGGAGATCATTCATATGGATAACAATTACCATGAGCAAATACAATCGGAATCACTCCATTTTCTATTTGACGGTAGGGTTGAGGGATCGAAGGATGGATATTGGTCACACAAAGGGGAAAACCATTTTGAGTTTTTCTTGAATTCTAACAATGGAGCTTACCAATTATTAGTATTGGCAGCTTGGGATTGGACTTTATGGAGACCGACTATGGTATTTGCAGGAAAAAATTCTAGTGGAGATGTAATTGTAGGGAAAAAAGTAGAAAAATCACCAAACTTGTAA